The nucleotide sequence ACAACGCCGGCCCTGACCGCTGCACCAAGCCGCCATGCGCCTCGAGTTCACCGGTGACGACCTTTAGCAGGGTGGTTTTACCCGCGCCATTGGGACCCACGATGCCGGTCCAACCGAACGGAAACTGCACCGTCAAATCGGTAAACAGGGGCATCGTCATCCCCGGATGAGAGAATTCGACCGACTGAAGGGTTAGCTGCGCAGACGCCATACGGCGACATCGTGATAGAGCCCGATTCGCCCGCAACGCCGTAGTTTTTAACCACGTTTCGAGCCAAGCGACCGGCCTGACATGGACACGGATATCCTCACCAGAACTCGGCGTGAATCGTTTCTTGAAATTAATATAACGTTATCTAACGTTTTATTTAAATGCCTTATGAATCGCTAGATCGTGATCGCCTTACCCAAGCGCTGCAACGCTTGGGTCAATTGGCGGTGGGCGAAGGCATCGAGCTGGAACTTTCGATTTACGGCGGGGCGGTCTTCACTTTGGTCTACGGATCACGCGACAGCACCAAGGACGTGGATGCCTTGATTCGGCCGGTCGAGGTGGGGCACCGTTTGGCCCGGCAAGTCGCGCGCGAACAGGAATTGCCGGACGACTGGATCAACGGCGACGTCGCCCTGTTCCTCGCCAAACGTGAAGCCAAGCGCCCCTTGTCTGGCGTTTCTTTTGGCCCTGGCCTCATCGTCACAGTGCCAACAGCCGCCTACCTGCTGGCACTGAAGCTACGAGCCTGCCGACCTGCCTTGCCCGGCTACCCAGGTGACGAACCCGATATCCAATTTCTCATTGGGAAAATGAAACCGGCGTCCCTCACCGAGGTTGAGTCGATTTTTGCCCGCTTCTTTCCTCAAGACGTGCTCACCGACACCGCGGTTGAAATCGTCGAAGCCGCCCTGCGCGAAGTCACTTGAACACCGCCATGCAACCCCGTCCCTCAACCTTGGCCGAAGTGGCTGATCGCGCCAGTTCGCTGGAGCACTTCGGCCGGGAACTCGCAGACTGGTTGCACACGGTGCGAGGCTTGGGCTCGCGTCCGGCGCTGGGCCAAACGATCGCGGAGCGCCCGCGCCTGCTGGCCCGCAAGTTTCCGGAAGGCGCACTCGCCGATGCCACGCTGGCGGCCTACGCCGACTATTTGGCTGAGCGCATCCGCATCGCGCCTCCGCGCTGGTGCTTCGAGCCTGAACGTATCTCGCCCGACCCGTGGTTTGGTGTCGACGGTCCGCGGTCGCGCCGGTTTGCCCTGCGCGACAGCCCGCCCGCCTTCAAACGCCGCAACCTCTTCACGCCCAATCCAGACTTGCCCGTCCGCCTGCGACGAGGCCGCCCGCCGGTTTCATTGGAAACCAAACGCGCCAATAACCGAGCCCGTCAGCGACGCTTCCAACTACGTCGAAAGGCACTGCTGTCGGATCTGCTCCAGCGCGCCATTCCCAACGACGAATCCACCTAAACTCGTAGTTGGATCGTGACACAATCAAGCGGGATTCCCGCCGGGATTCACCGACCGAGCTTTGTGAAACCGACAACGCGTCCGGAACCATTCAGCCCCGGCCCATCCGCGCTTTCCTCCAACCTAAATGTTCGTATTATGAACTTTGAGATCGGGCCAACGCCTTCGCTCTAGCGTTGCTCGTTGGGCCGTAGACGGGGAATTCGCCGCCAGAAGTTCCACCATGGCGGGTGCACGATCTCGCGTAGATAGTCTTGGTCCGTTTCGACGCTCAGGCTTGAAAGGTGAAGCGGCTGACCAGCCAGTGACCTTGCGGTTTGGCGAAGGTCATTTCGAAACGGCCGGACTCCCAGCGCACAGTGGAGGATTGGCCCTGCAAGCGGGCCATAGTTTCGAGGGTGGATTCCAATCTGAACGGTGTGCTGATTTCGACCTGCGAGTGACAGGTGGCATGAGCAACAAACTCGTTTTCGTTGATTGTCACCTCATCGTGGATACAATCAGCGGGCTGGCGAACGTCGGTGATCGATTCAGCGGGCTCGCGCGGGTCGAGAGGGTTGTGCGCGGCTGCAAAGACGATTCCCGGCAAAGCCACTTCGGCGTCGGGCGTGCAGAGTTCGGCGAGTGCGCCGTATGCGCCCCGCGCCACCATACCGATGCAGGTGCGTTGCAGTTCGCGGATCGCTGCTTGGTCGGTCAGTCGCGCCAAGGTTTGCTGCAAGTGCTGCAGCTCTGAAGCGTCGTCCGGACGGGCGGTTTCCAGCAAACGCGGGCCGGCCAACGCCGTCGCCGATGCCAGGCCCGCGCCCAAGACGGCCCCACCTTTAACGAGGAAGTTGCGACGCGTGGTGTTGATGGACGGTTGCTCATTCATGGCGGTATTCCTCAGACGTTGCGGGGGACCAAACCGAGGTATTTTTCGACGTTGAATTTGCCGGCATGGCGGGCGCGAGCACCGACGACTTTGAGGCTCAGGCCGTCCGGTCCGACGGCGTAGTCGAAGCCCGCGTTGTTCATGGTGCGCCGATTGAAACAAATCACTCCGAGCGTGCCGTTGCAGGCTTCCTCCACCCACGCCATGATGAACACATCTTCGCGCAGCTTGGCATACCAGCCGGGGGAGCTCCACTGCATGCCACCGGAGCCGTCGGTGAGGAAGATCAACCAGGAGTAGGTGGTCGGCGTCGTATACAAATGCATCGACGTCATGCCCGGGCTGCCCGGTTGGTAATTCCACGTGACGGCTTCGCCCACGAGTTCGTCGGTCCAGTGGTGACGCTGGTAAGTGGGTGGCGTGATGCCCTCCATTTCCAGCACGCCAAAATGAAAATGCGGCGTGGTCTCGTTGTTGCGAAACGGGGTGCCGGTTTCGCCGATGATGCAGGTGCTCAGGCCGTTCTTCAGGTCGAGTGCGACCATGGCGCATTGGCGCGGAAACGCCTCATCCAGCAGGTGGGCAAAGAAGTAGAGTTCGCCGTCCGGCTCATACATTTCATACCACGCCTCCCGCCAGTTCGCGTCGCCCTCATAGCGCCAACGCAGTTGAGTGCCGCTGGTGAAATCGTAGGCGATCACCGGTCCGCCGTTGTCCATGCGCACGGTGAGTTGGCGGCCGACAAAGCGCATGATCTGGGGGCCCTTGTAACCGCTCATGCCGCGCGAGGTGCTGCCCTCGCCGTTGTTGAACGCCTTCGCGTGATGGAAAACTTGGTCGCGCACCTCAGCATCGGTCATGACCGGAAACGTATCGAGCGGGCGATACACCAATCGTTGCCCTCTGATCTCCGGACGCCCCCGGTCGCCCCACGCGATCTCCTCGCCGTTGTTGCCAAAAACCTCAAACGACGCGATCTGGCCGGTGACTTCGCCGGAGCCTCGATAGAGGTGGTATTCGAGGACGTCCTTTTCGTTAAACCCCAGACGCACGCCAACCTGGGCTACGTCGAAGAGGTCGACCACATGCAACGTGAAGATGCCCGACAACTCGGCCTCCACGCGGGAATAGACGAATTGATGCTCATTGATCATGATGTAGTCGGACGGACTGCACACGGTCATCTCCCCGCCGAAACGAGTCAGCTCGACGAAGTTGGACGAGAGGATGGAGCAGTAGAACTCCAAGGTCTCGATGCCCGTATCCTGCTTCCAGTAGAGCCCCTTCCCTTCCAGCCGATTGGTGATGTGGTGCCGCGCGGCCGGAGCTTCCGCATCTGTTTTTACATACCCATAATACACCTGCCGCTGAACCTCCCGATGTTTCTGACCATTGGGAAAATCGAAAGGCTCGAGCTCGCGCGCTGCACGCACGGCATTGGTCAACGCGACATAGCCGCTGAACCACACCTCGAAAACCGTCACAAGCTGGGTCTCGCGATCAATGATCAGATTGAAGCCTTTCTGCGTCCCCGGCACCAGATGCGACACCAGCACCAACTGCTTCAACGCCAGCGCCCCATAGTCGGCGCGGACTCCGGCCGCGCCATTTTCCGCCACCGTGAGCTCGCGCCCGTCGTGAAACGTGTAGGACAGCGTGGGCCCGTCATCCGTGACGATGGTCAGCGTTTTCCCGGCTAAATCCTCGCTCGAAGTCGATGCGCTGTTGGGGCCCTTCCGCGTATCGCGCAACGCCGCGTCAATCTGGGTTTGGGATAGCTCCGTATAGGCGATCCGGTGCATCTGCAGGGGCTGATAGTGGCGCGTGTTCATGGGGTAGGCGGCAACGGGGCGAACGCATTCGCCGGTTGCGGCGAGTCGAATTGATTCGGCTCAATGTTTACTGATTTTGAAAGCGTTGAATCGCCCCAACTCCTACTATTGACGAATAACTGTAGCACTCGGTCGCCCTCTCTCCTAGCACTCCGGCTTCAGTCCCACTGCTTCAAGCTAAACGCCAAGTAGTTGTCCAACTCTCGCAGACTGCTAAACTGCGTTTTGTTGCGCTCGATCCGGGCGAGCACGGTTTCCATCGCAGCCACCAGTTTCAAGTAGTCCGCCCGGCGCGCGGCATTTGTCAGCGGACTGCCGTCCTTGGCCGCCGCCAAGGTGCGTTGCGGATAGTGCGCTTTGTAACCGGCGTAGTCGTCGCGAAAGTCCACCAGCGCAGCCGTGATCAACCCGCCCGTCTGCGCTCGCGCCATGCGATCGCGGGTAATCAACAGCACGGCCACGGCCGCCGCCGGAATCCGGTCATCGTTGGATTTGATTTTCAGAGCCATGGGCGTGCGTTTAATCGGGTTTGAGTTGAATCGAGCAACCCTCGATTCGATATCGCGGATAACGCCCCAGAGCGATCTTCAGTTTTTCGGTCGTAAAGGATGAAGCCTCAAGCGCGCCACCACCTGTTCCGCAACCGACCTCTGGTCATTATTTTTTGCGTTCCGCTTCATCCTCTCCCACCGTCTTTCGATCGCGAAAAAGGCGACCCTTGATGAATACCCCTCCCTCCCCCCGATCGACCTGCTGCTGGTGCAATTGGCAGGCCACTTTTTTCTTTGTAGCTATGGCTATGACCGGACACGGCTGGGCCCAAGATGACAGCCCGTTGATCGGCTCACCATGGTTGGATCAGGCCAACGACTACCCCGCCGAGGGATTTAGCGTCCAACAACATTTCGGAACACGCCTGCTGTGGCAGGAGTTTATTCCAACCGCGGATTTCGTGTCGAGAGTGGATCTAAACATCGCAGACGTCAGGGTGTGGCCCGCACTGACGGGGAACGTGGTCTTTACCTTGGAAAATAGCGACGGGGTGGAACTGAATAGTGTCACTATTCCCGTCGAACAGATCACGCCGGGATCATGGTTTTCGGTGCCCGTGCAAAGCGCAGTCACACCGGGTTCAGTTTACCGGCTCGTGATCAATCAAGGAGAAGTCCTGCCGTCCGTTCGGCATTTCAATATGATCAAGGCTACTACGGGCAGTGCGGACCCTTACCCAGGTGGGGAAACCTACTGGATGGGCACCGAAGCCGATCTACAGTTTCGCGTCTTTGGCCGCAGCCAAGCCAGCAAAGCCCACCGCCGCCAATTGGACAACGTCTCGGTTCGCCGCCTGCTATCGAGTGACTCCCGCATGATAACGGGATTCGTGATCGAGGGTCCCGGTCCCCGGCAGGTGATGATTCGAGGGATCGGTCCGAGTCTCCGGGAGTTCGGAGTGAACAACACGATGGACGATCCGGTTCTCACGGTATTCGACTCGTCCAATGAAATGGTCGCCCAGAACGACGATCATCCCAACTCCGATCTTCAAAACGAAATTCAGGCCGCGGTCGGGGCGTTCAGACTTACGGCCACTCAAGACGCTGCCATCGTCGCGACCCTCTCTCCCGGTGCTTACACGGCGCACCTTCGTTCGTCGGATGATTCGGGCGGCGACGCGTTAATCGAAGTCTATGATGCCACTGGTCTCACCGAAAATGGACCGACGGAAGACTTCGCGTCACGTCCGGTAAATCTATCCACCCGAAATCTGCTCGCCGCCAACGAGAAGCTGATCGTCGGCTTCGTCATCGGTTCCGACCGTTCGCGGCTGGTCATCGTTCGAGCCATCTCCCCCTCGCTGGCCGAATTCGGCG is from Synoicihabitans lomoniglobus and encodes:
- a CDS encoding nuclear transport factor 2 family protein; its protein translation is MNEQPSINTTRRNFLVKGGAVLGAGLASATALAGPRLLETARPDDASELQHLQQTLARLTDQAAIRELQRTCIGMVARGAYGALAELCTPDAEVALPGIVFAAAHNPLDPREPAESITDVRQPADCIHDEVTINENEFVAHATCHSQVEISTPFRLESTLETMARLQGQSSTVRWESGRFEMTFAKPQGHWLVSRFTFQA
- a CDS encoding MoaF N-terminal domain-containing protein yields the protein MNTRHYQPLQMHRIAYTELSQTQIDAALRDTRKGPNSASTSSEDLAGKTLTIVTDDGPTLSYTFHDGRELTVAENGAAGVRADYGALALKQLVLVSHLVPGTQKGFNLIIDRETQLVTVFEVWFSGYVALTNAVRAARELEPFDFPNGQKHREVQRQVYYGYVKTDAEAPAARHHITNRLEGKGLYWKQDTGIETLEFYCSILSSNFVELTRFGGEMTVCSPSDYIMINEHQFVYSRVEAELSGIFTLHVVDLFDVAQVGVRLGFNEKDVLEYHLYRGSGEVTGQIASFEVFGNNGEEIAWGDRGRPEIRGQRLVYRPLDTFPVMTDAEVRDQVFHHAKAFNNGEGSTSRGMSGYKGPQIMRFVGRQLTVRMDNGGPVIAYDFTSGTQLRWRYEGDANWREAWYEMYEPDGELYFFAHLLDEAFPRQCAMVALDLKNGLSTCIIGETGTPFRNNETTPHFHFGVLEMEGITPPTYQRHHWTDELVGEAVTWNYQPGSPGMTSMHLYTTPTTYSWLIFLTDGSGGMQWSSPGWYAKLREDVFIMAWVEEACNGTLGVICFNRRTMNNAGFDYAVGPDGLSLKVVGARARHAGKFNVEKYLGLVPRNV